Genomic segment of Streptomyces zhihengii:
CCGGGTAGTTCGCGGCGGGGTATTCGGCGAGGACCTCGGGGGCGAAGGTGCCGAACTGCTGACGGATGGTCTCCTCGTAGTCCGCGGTCGTCAGCGGCCTGCCGGTGGTGATCTCCTGGAGACTGGCCAGACCGCTCATCTCGTCGTGGGTGGAGCCGTGGAGCACCGGCACCGGCGTGAACCGGCCGGCGGCGAGGGCGCGTGCGGGCGCCTCGGGCAGCACGATCCCGTCCACGACGGGGCGGTAGCCGTCGTGGCCTTGCGTGGATGCCGCGATGAGGTCGGTGGTGGACTTGCGCCGCAGACAGGAGTCGGTCGTCCTGATGTCGTGGCAGCCGACCGCCTCGGCGAGGGCGCGGCCCTGCTTCCGCGCCTGCGTGCGGGTGTACGAGCCGTCCGGTCCGACGCAGCCCGCGCTCTGCACGATGGCCTTGTGGAACAGGCCCCGTGCGGCGGGCGACACCATCTGGGCGCAGACGCTGTAGCCGCCGCCCGACTGTCCCATGATCGTGACGTTGCCCGGGTCGCCGCCGAAGGCCTGCGCGTTGCGCTGGATCCATCGCAGCGCGGCCTGCTGGTCGAGGAGGCCGAGGTTGGCCGGTGCGTGCAGGCCGGGGGCGGTGAGGAAGCCGAGGGCACCGAGCCGGTAGTTGAGGGTCACCACCATCGCGCCCTGCTCTGCGGCGGCCAGTCCGGTGGCGCGGTAGGAGGCTCCGTCGCCGTAGGTGAAGCTGCCGCCGTGGATCCAGACGATGACCGGCAGGCGCCGCGCTGTCCGCTCGGCGGGGGTGGTGACGTTCAGGTGGAGGCAGTCCTCGCTGCCGCCGTCCGCGATCGCGATGGGCTGGTCGGTCGGCTGGGCGCAGGCGCTCCCCCGGGTGCGGGCGTCGAGTGGCGAGGACCAGGGGCGGACCGGTCGCGGAGCCTTCCACCTGCCCTCCCCCGTGGGCGCGGCGGCGTAGGGGATGCCCTGGAAGGTGCGCACGGGGCCGGTGACCGTGCCGCGGACCGGGCCCTCGGCGGTCCGGACGACGGCGGGGCGGTCGTGCGCGCCGGGGTTGCCGGCGGCGGGGTGTGCCGTGATCGCCGTTGCGGCTAAGGCTGCGCAGACGGCGGCCGCGGCGACGGAGGACTTCGTGATGCTCATGCGGGCTCCCGGGAAGCGGTGCGGTCGGTCGACACGGCGACCGTAGACGCGAGTTGGGCAAATGCGCAAGACGTTCGCCCAAGACGGCCGTATGGGTCGGTCGTCCCAGGCGTGCGCCTGATGCGCTCGCCTGGCACAGATGCGCAGTGCGTTGCTAGGGTCCGCGCCATGGGAAACCGGGAGCAGTTGCTGGAGGCCGCGCGGCACTGCCTGTTCACCAAGGGCTACGAGCGCACGACGGTTCGGGACCTCGCCTCCGCGGCAGGCGTCAGCATGGCCGCGATCGGCTACCACTTCGGCTCGAAGGAAGCCCTGCTCAACCAGGCGCTCTTCGAAGCGCTCGACTCGGGGGATCAGGTTTTCGGACCGCCTGCGGACGACGCCGACCTCGGCGCGCTGTGGCGCCGTCTCATCGAGGCGTTCACGGGCAACCAGACCTTCTGGATCGCCAATCTCGAAACGGT
This window contains:
- a CDS encoding TetR/AcrR family transcriptional regulator; the encoded protein is MGNREQLLEAARHCLFTKGYERTTVRDLASAAGVSMAAIGYHFGSKEALLNQALFEALDSGDQVFGPPADDADLGALWRRLIEAFTGNQTFWIANLETVLRAQRDPELRSQVAEGLRQGRSGMAREVTGTPEAELTEETVRTLGSVQLALVSGLMMQHLTDPESAPTADEVLAGLRALAARLPENT
- a CDS encoding carboxylesterase/lipase family protein — encoded protein: MSITKSSVAAAAVCAALAATAITAHPAAGNPGAHDRPAVVRTAEGPVRGTVTGPVRTFQGIPYAAAPTGEGRWKAPRPVRPWSSPLDARTRGSACAQPTDQPIAIADGGSEDCLHLNVTTPAERTARRLPVIVWIHGGSFTYGDGASYRATGLAAAEQGAMVVTLNYRLGALGFLTAPGLHAPANLGLLDQQAALRWIQRNAQAFGGDPGNVTIMGQSGGGYSVCAQMVSPAARGLFHKAIVQSAGCVGPDGSYTRTQARKQGRALAEAVGCHDIRTTDSCLRRKSTTDLIAASTQGHDGYRPVVDGIVLPEAPARALAAGRFTPVPVLHGSTHDEMSGLASLQEITTGRPLTTADYEETIRQQFGTFAPEVLAEYPAANYPAPGAALSAVLTDSAWSTAALDTQRALARRTPVHAYDFAEAQAPYFTGVPRPAGFPLGTGHMIDLAYLFDNDLFEPLDARQASLSGTVTAYWSRFAATGNPNRPGLPAWKRFTPTHPSVQRLASGRIGPTDFAADHHYAFWKSRAVEGDSGDS